One part of the Anopheles merus strain MAF chromosome 3L, AmerM5.1, whole genome shotgun sequence genome encodes these proteins:
- the LOC121599723 gene encoding 2-methoxy-6-polyprenyl-1,4-benzoquinol methylase, mitochondrial yields the protein MLPLRRTSLLIHRLPLARFSSNARENVNQSATQHDSDTHFGFQTVKESDKWKKVHKVFEEVAASYDLMNDAMSMGIHRVWKDIFMERLSPVGNGIRLLDMAGGTGDIAFRYMKYLQKQTAPDRKPSHVTVCDINQNMLDVGQQRWEKLNLPTAGDTIEWVCADAEKLPFEDSTFSVYTIAFGIRNCTHIDKVLSEAHRVLKPGGRFMCLEFSHVNNEYLKWVYDQYSFQVIPPMGQILANQWQPYQYLVESIRKFPQQNEFKTMIQNAGFKCVEYENLTFGVVAIHSGFKL from the exons ATGTTGCCTCTTCGAAGAACCTCTCTATTAATACACAGACTTCCGCTTGCGCGATTTTCCAGCAATGCAAGAGAAAATGTCAACCAAAGCGCAACGCAACACGATTCGGATACACACTTTGGTTTTCAAACGGTAAAAGAAAGCGACAAATGGAAAAAGGTTCATAAAGTGTTCGAGGAGGTCGCGGCATCCTATGATTTGATGAATGACGCTATGTCGATGGGAATTCATCGTGTATGGAAAGATATTTTCATGGAACGTTTATCGCCGGTGGGAAATGGAATACGACTGCTGGACATGGCTGGTGGCACTGGCGATATAGCGTTCCGATACATGAAATATCTACAAAAGCAGACTGCACCAGATCGAAAGCCTAGTCATGTTACTGTTTGTGATATCAATCAAAATATGCTAGATGTGGGTCAACAACGATGGGAAAA ATTGAATTTACCTACAGCCGGTGACACAATTGAATGGGTGTGTGCCGATGCCGAAAAACTGCCCTTCGAGGATTCAACATTCAGCGTGTACACGATCGCATTTGGGATTAGAAATTGTACACATATTGACAAA GTACTTTCTGAAGCTCACCGCGTGCTGAAACCGGGAGGACGTTTTATGTGCCTAGAATTCAGTCATGTAAACAATGAATATCTTAAATG ggTCTACGATCAGTATTCCTTCCAAGTGATTCCACCAATGGGACAAATACTAGCTAATCAGTGGCAGCCGTACCAGTACTTGGTAGAGAGCATCCGAAAGTTTCCGCAGCAAAATGAATTTAAGACAATGATTCAGAACGCTGGCTTCAAATGTGTTGAATATGAAAATTTAACCTTTGGTGTCGTTGCGATACACTCCGGATTTAAGTTGTAA